The Impatiens glandulifera chromosome 3, dImpGla2.1, whole genome shotgun sequence genome contains a region encoding:
- the LOC124929725 gene encoding uncharacterized protein LOC124929725, producing MFLIFHRKLRRFCSKLRWQIRRRPKPKILIKTIRKPDQNLSFPNESPPLKFHVRLATFNAALFSMAPIFTHRIIQKQNNQPDFSNLNRAKSDNNRPKSILKQSPLHPNQQKSKLRVSINLPDNEISLRFASGEYKQQQLLRHSRSLANYRSNSSKSIVEVLRELDIDVLALQDVRAEEEKGMKPLSDLAAALGMNFVFAESWAPEYGNAILSRWKIKRSKVVKIFDDSDFRNVLKATIDVPCVGELNFQCTHLDHLDEKWRMKQINAIIQSNDGPHILAGGLNSLNETDYSLERWSDISKFYEEIGKPTPKTDVMRLMRGKQYSDAKDFSGECESVVMIAKGQSVQGTCKYGTRVDYILASPDLPYKFVPGSYSVFSSKGTSDHHIVKVDIERLDGGIRKDSCDIAKRHGGHAKAHCVTRSGTVVTRSGMLVMRSGTMVTRRTRWSREAARWSRETARSSCEGPLRYVKRHGGHAEATRWSREAARWSREAVMWSCEAAQWSREGTSRYAKRHGRYAKQHRVVLRFV from the exons ATGTTTCTGATCTTCCACAGAAAGCTCCGGCGGTTTTGCTCCAAACTCCGTTGGCAGATCCGCCGCCGACCAAAACCCAAAATCCTCATCAAAACAATTAGGAAACCTGACCAGAACCTTTCTTTTCCAAATGAATCCCCCCCACTTAAGTTCCATGTTCGTTTGGCCACCTTCAACGCAGCTCTCTTCTCCATGGCACCTATTTTTACTCATAGGATTATACAGAAACAAAACAATCAACCCGACTTCTCCAATCTCAACCGAGCTAAATCTGACAACAATCGGCCGAAGAGCATACTTAAACAATCTCCCCTGCATCCCAATCAGCAGAAGTCAAAGCTTCGGGTTTCGATCAATCTTCCTGACAACGAAATATCCTTGAGGTTCGCTTCCGGGGAAtataaacaacaacaactattgaGACACTCCCGTAGCTTGGCCAATTACAGATCAAACAGCAGTAAAAGCATTGTTGAAGTGTTGAGAGAGTTGGATATTGATGTTCTTGCTCTGCAAGATGTTAGAGCGGAGGAAGAGAAGGGGATGAAGCCATTGTCAGACTTGGCAGCTGCTTTGGGAATGAATTTCGTGTTTGCTGAGAGCTGGGCTCCTGAATATGGAAATGCAATCTTGTCAAGATGGAAGATTAAGAGATCGAAAGTTGTAAAGATATTTGATGACTCTGATTTCAG AAATGTCCTCAAGGCTACAATAGATGTTCCTTGTGTGGGCGAATTGAATTTTCAGTGTACCCACCTTGATCATTTGGATGAGAAATGGAGGATGAAACAAATAAATGCGATTATCCAATCCAATGACGGCCCCCATATCTTAGCCGGGGGACTAAACTCGCTTAACGAAACCGATTACTCATTAGAAAGATGGTCAGACATCTCGAAG TTCTATGAGGAGATTGGTAAACCAACGCCGAAAACTGATGTGATGAGATTGATGAGAGGAAAACAGTATTCTGATGCCAAGGACTTCTCGGGAGAATGTGAATCTGTTGTGATGATCGCGAAAGGCCAAA GTGTACAAGGAACGTGCAAGTATGGAACCCGGGTAGACTACATACTAGCCTCGCCCGATTTGCCCTACAAATTTGTCCCGGGGTCGTATTCGGTATTTTCGTCGAAAGGGACTTCTGATCATCACATTGTGAAGGTAGACATAGAAAGATTAGACGGCGGCATAAG GAAAGATTCGTGTGATATCGCAAAGCGGCACGGTGGTCACGCGAAAGCCCATTGCGTTACGCGAAGCGGCACGGTCGTCACGCGAAGCGGCATGTTAGTCATGCGAAGCGGCACAATGGTCACGCGAAGGACACGGTGGTcacgcgaagcggcacggtGGTCACGCGAAACGGCACGGTCGTCATGCGAAGGTCCATTGCGTTACGTGAAGCGACACGGTGGTCATGCCGAAGCTACACGGTGGTcacgcgaagcggcacggtGGTCACGCGAAGCGGTAATGTGGTCATGCGAAGCGGCGCAGTGGTCACGCGAAGGcacatcgcgttacgcgaagcggCACGGTCGTTATGCGAAGCAGCACAGAGTTGTACTTAGATTTGTGTAA
- the LOC124932631 gene encoding methyl-CpG-binding domain-containing protein 4, with the protein MAAEQSTITKKRRRGEAIHAAQCGECFKWRVITTREEFEDIRSKLIEDPFVCSKKKGGSSCEDPGDIEYDSSRIWAIEKPGLPKTPVGFKNELIIRNNLSKFDSYFITPTGEKLKGPSGIASYLKQHPEFDDRLSVSNFNFTNPKIMADTLSDISPKKKKKIIIPRD; encoded by the exons ATGGCGGCGGAGCAGTCGACAATAACCAAA AAACGTCGTCGAGGTGAAGCTATTCATGCAGCGCAATGTGGGGAATGCTTTAAATGGAGAGTGATTACTACCCGTGAGGAGTTTGAAGATATAAGGAGCAAATTGATAGAGGACCCATTTGTGTGCAGTAAAAAGAAAGGGGGAAGTTCTTGTGAAGATCCAGGTGATATAGAGTATGATTCTAGCAGAATCTGGGCAATTGAGAAGCCAGGGTTACCTAAGACACCGGTTGGATTTAAGAATGAGTTAATCATAAGAAACAATTTGTCAAAGTTTGATTCTTATTTTATTACTCCTACTGGGGAGAAGTTGAAAGGCCCATCTGGAATAGCTTCATATCTGAAACAACATCCTGAATTTGATGACAGATTATCTGTTTCCAACTTCAACTTTACAAACCCAAAGATTATGGCTGATACTCTTTCTGATATTTCtccaaagaagaagaaaaagattatCATCCCAAGAGACTAA
- the LOC124931483 gene encoding putative E3 ubiquitin-protein ligase RF298 has product MAIGERDDSIARNKRKFLAAEASSLAVSSSDRLQSSIDCAEEENEEEEDGSMLPGWNDPIASQLEELLIRELTEGFQTAIRKIMDLNYTKEMAEFAVLKSGFSYAGGKDFIAEIIESATIYLKKGKKASGSMEFDNLENMAEYILLEMINVLTEVKPSTSISEAMWLLLIFDLNLTNACSTSDSHNSNFTNVSQVSKPSIPHEEDISVGCKNCRMCLQKVAVSSKSSSFGVSGEIDVKLSCGRRSQSGNHSKRDILRQKLHVEKGNKGHTSKVAIRAKITTLVCERKPKSSSESSISSMKNSSMRLKTALSKKVSRYNNNTNTNKSLETNLMAENVDKAVVDYYAGIPYDESSKRYSPQNPRDEVVITLVPHLQSLQKDIKGWSEWAMEKVMQATWRLSKDSSELKALRQERDDTDKFTKDKQSLEDNTVKRLSEMENALANASGQVDMASTTVRRLEENNSDLRKELELKRKEAQEAADKLEEALLKEQVLQKKIQSWPKEKCFLVEEKDEGLSKVSEMKQKVEKVKSICNRFEVLYKEEQKAKEMRLKQAKTVRKEKESLEAWGLEEEERIKRRAEDGLQKHKSVIKDLERRISEMKFESECSELAALRRSGFGTFTGGGDGDGAPFQSGGSSSDKKRLEVFRGNFAENIKKETEEEEEGEGRECVMCLTYEMEVVFLPCAHQVLCRYCNELHKTGMNFCPSCRADIEGRILVKYV; this is encoded by the exons ATGGCCATCGGGGAGAGAGATGATTCTATAGCGAGGAACAAAAGAAAGTTCTTAGCTGCTGAAGCTTCTTCATTGGCGGTATCATCATCTGATAGGCTTCAGAGTTCTATCGATTGTgctgaagaagaaaatgaagaagaagaagatggatcAATGCTGCCTGGCTGGAATGACCCTATAGCATCCCAGCTGGAAGAGTTATTGATACGTGAGTTAACCGAGGGTTTTCAAACCGCGATTCGGAAGATTATGGATCTCAACTACACAAAAGAGATGGCCGAATTTGCTGTCTTAAAGAGTGGCTTTTCCTATGCTGGTGGTAAGGATTTCATTGCAGAAATCATTGAGAGCGCCACGATTTATCTGAAGAAAGGGAAGAAGGCCTCGGGATCCATGGAATTCGATAACCTAGAGAACATGGCTGAGTACATATTGCTCGAGATGATAAATGTTCTTACGGAGGTTAAACCTTCCACAAGTATATCAGAAGCTATGTGGCTTTTGTTGATATTCGACTTAAATCTCACCAATGCCTGCTCAACGTCAGACAGCCATAACTCTAATTTTACTAATGTATCCCAGGTCTCAAAACCTTCTATTCCTCATGAAGAAGATATTTCGGTTGGATGTAAAAACTGCCGTATGTGTTTACAGAAGGTGGCGGTTTCATCCAAATCGTCATCATTTGGAGTTTCAGGTGAGATTGACGTGAAGTTGTCTTGTGGTAGAAGGTCGCAATCGGGTAACCATTCGAAGAGGGATATTCTTAGGCAGAAGCTTCATGTTGAGAAGGGCAATAAGGGTCATACTTCAAAGGTGGCGATAAGAGCTAAGATCACTACCTTGGTTTGCGAAAGAAAACCCAAGTCTTCATCCGAATCTTCTATTTCAAGCATGAAGAACAGTTCGATGAGGTTGAAAACTGCATTGAGCAAGAAAGTCTCTCGATATAACAataatactaatactaataaATCCTTGGAGACGAATCTGATGGCTGAGAACGTTGATAAGGCTGTCGTTGATTATTATGCTGGCATTCCTTACGACGAGTCTTCAAAACGCTATAGCCCACAAAACCCCAGGGACGAAGTGGTCATTACTCTTGTCCCGCACCTACAATCGTTGCAGAAAGACATCAAAGGTTGGTCCGAATGGGCAATGGAAAAGGTAATGCAGGCTACCTGGAGGCTAAGCAAGGACAGTTCTGAACTTAAGGCTTTGAGGCAAGAGAGAGATGACACTGATAAGTTCACGAAAGATAAGCAATCATTAGAAGATAACACAGTGAAACGACTTTCAGAAATGGAGAATGCTTTGGCTAATGCTAGCGGACAAGTGGATATGGCTAGCACCACTGTGCGAAGGCTGGAGGAAAATAATTCGGATTTAAGAAAGGAACTGGAGTTGAAAAGGAAGGAAGCTCAAGAGGCTGCTGATAAATTGGAGGAAGCTCTGTTGAAGGAGCAGGTTTTACAGAAGAAAATTCAATCATGGCCGAAAGAGAAGTGTTTTCTGGTTGAGGAGAAGGATGAAGGATTGAGCAAGGTAAGTGAGATGAAGCAAAAGGTTGAGAAGGTGAAAAGCATTTGCAACCGCTTTGAG GTATTGTATAAAGAGGAACAAAAGGCAAAAGAAATGCGGTTGAAGCAGGCTAAGACTGtaagaaaagagaaagagagtcTAGAAGCTTGGGGCTTAGAAGAGGAGGAGCGGATTAAAAGAAGGGCGGAAGATGGGCTGCAGAAGCACAAGTCCGTTATAAAAGATCTGGAGCGTAGGATATCTGAAATGAAATTTGAATCTGAATGTTCTGAATTAGCAGCCCTTAGAAGGAGTGGTTTTGGAACATTTACTGGCGGTGGTGATGGTGATGGCGCACCTTTTCAAAGTGGTGGCAGCAGCAGTGACAAGAAGAGGTTGGAAGTATTTCGTGGAAATTTTgcagaaaatataaaaaaggagaccgaggaagaagaagaaggagaaggaagGGAATGTGTAATGTGCCTTACATATGAAATGGAGGTTGTTTTTCTTCCATGTGCACACCAAGTTCTTTGCAGATATTGCAATGAACTGCACAAGACAGGGATGAACTTTTGTCCCTCTTGCAGAGCTGACATTGAGGGAAGGATACTTGTCAAATATGTTTAA